From a region of the Sesamum indicum cultivar Zhongzhi No. 13 linkage group LG3, S_indicum_v1.0, whole genome shotgun sequence genome:
- the LOC105157717 gene encoding uncharacterized protein At1g51745, whose protein sequence is MGSSGEDPNKGIDPSVGGLVWVRRRNGSWWPGRILGPDELPEGCLPTPRSGTPVKLLGREDASVDWYNLEKSKRVKAFRCGEYDDCIEKAKASASHLSKKAVKYARREDAILHALELESARLGKDYDDLSARPGTQNEERLVDDSPSSSHPSEESEDTDEDLSTSEDDSDSGPELSQSGVSFEEPDHADATKEESKRWRTPNDSEDDGTEGVKRMRGLEDLGMGVASSLKRKRSEAAHVHEFLKRKNRRRTLTKVLECTAMVSVPVVCEQLSSPTGSSVPGASESKVSGLESNESKINNSTAVNNNSDSTGVSCENAISVNTSRHASDASLGSKPKENEISSREVIPENRSVHSLFDVPLVAEAKHSAGLSTIVPGASQKAQVGAGAQSSQSSHVENISLGNEEHNESGSTSSGTADVHNISQRIEKGTSEWQLKGKRNSRSRKMDVDDESETYAAGMDRDSFLASSSRNADSNRVGGSLVSDGGGFHVKSRPITETQVEEFRGWSWNAPQRESHTRRSASEMAGPQRLLPYRQSRFTVNPKYESYDFSLRHHTAGSALYDVTVEVKSTYRPQHVPYISLMSKLHGQPIIGHPLAVEVLEAGSCDGLLGLTECYSSSSELDHNLNSVSALQGLNMVYERRPRGRPPSKHRSLQAHSTRRKTPKSRRNGLLSKKIRKLSSLTGSHKQSQEDKKPVVEKLKGPSIACIPLNVVFSRINAALNSSMRPPPRMAAAGSI, encoded by the exons ATGGGGAGTTCGGGTGAGGACCCCAACAAAGGCATTGACCCATCAGTTGGCGGGTTGGTATGGGTTCGCCGGAGAAATGGGTCGTGGTGGCCTGGCCGGATTCTTGGCCCAGATGAACTTCCGGAGGGCTGTTTGCCTACACCAAGATCAGGGACCCCAGTGAAGCTCCTTGGTAGAGAAGATGCAAGTGT GGACTGGTATAATCTGGAGAAATCAAAAAGAGTGAAAGCTTTTCGCTGTGGCGAGTATGATGATTGCATTGAGAAGGCTAAGGCATCTGCATCTCATCTTTCTAAGAAGGCAGTCAAATACGCTCGAAGAGAAGATGCCATTCTTCATGCACTTGAGCTGGAAAGTGCTCGTCTTGGAAAAGACTATGACGACTTATCTGCTAGACCAGGTACACAAAATGAGGAGCGTCTTGTTGACGACTCACCTTCTTCCTCCCATCCCAGTGAAGAAAGTGAAGATACTGATGAGGATCTGAGTACTTCTGAAGATGATTCAGATTCAGGCCCAGAACTATCTCAGTCTGGTGTTTCATTTGAGGAACCAGATCACGCTGATGCAACTAAGGAAGAATCTAAGCGCTGGAGGACTCCAAATGATTCAGAGGACGATGGGACTGAAGGAGTAAAGCGTATGAGAGGACTTGAGGACCTGGGGATGGGTGTAGCATCATCACTGAAGAGAAAAAGATCTGAGGCTGCTCATGTTCATGAATtcttaaaaaggaaaaaccgTCGCCGCACTTTGACAAAAGTTTTGGAGTGTACAGCAATGGTGTCCGTTCCTGTTGTTTGTGAACAGTTGTCCAGTCCAACTGGATCTTCTGTTCCTGGAGCATCTGAGAGCAAGGTTTCTGGATTAGAGTCTAATGAATCGAAGATCAACAACTCAACTGCAGTCAACAACAACTCAGATAGTACTGGAGTTTCATGTGAGAATGCTATATCGGTCAACACATCTAGGCATGCTAGTGATGCTTCCCTTGGATCCAAACCAAAGGAGAATGAA ATTTCCAGCAGGGAGGTCATTCCTGAAAATAGATCTGTTCACAGCTTGTTCGATGTGCCTCTTGTTGCTGAAGCAAAGCATTCTGCAG GTTTGTCCACAATTGTTCCTGGTGCATCACAGAAGGCTCAGGTTGGTGCTGGGGCCCAGTCTAGCCAAAGTAGTCATGTTGAGAACATATCGTTGGGAAATGAGGAACATAACGAGTCTGGTTCAACCAGTTCAGGTACTGCCGATGTTCATAATATCAGCCAGAGGATAGAGAAAGGTACTTCTGAGTGGCAGTTAAAAGGGAAGAGGAATTCAAGGTCAAGGAAGATGGATGTGGATGACGAGTCTGAAACATATGCAGCAGGCATGGATCGGGATAGCTTTTTAGCCAGCTCTAGCCGAAATGCTGACTCCAATCGGGTAGGTGGGTCCCTCGTTTCAGATGGTGGTGGATTCCATGTAAAGTCAAGACCAATTACAGAAACTCAGGTTGAAGAATTTCGTGGTTGGAGCTGGAATGCTCCACAGAGAGAATCTCATACAAGGCGATCAGCGTCTGAGATGGCTGGACCCCAGAGGTTACTGCCCTATCGTCAGTCTCGTTTCACGGTCAACCCAAAGTATGAATCCTACGATTTTTCCCTGAGGCACCATACTGCTGGTTCTGCCTTGTATGATGTCACTGTGGAGGTGAAATCCACCTACCGGCCCCAGCACGTCCCCTATATTTCTCTAATGAGCAAGCTACATGGCCAGCCCATTATAGGTCACCCACTCGCAGTCGAGGTGTTGGAAGCTGGATCGTGTGATGGCTTACTCGGTTTGACCGAATGTTACAGCAGCAGTTCTGAGTTGGACCATAACCTGAACAGTGTATCTGCTTTGCAAGGTCTAAACATGGTATATGAACGGAGGCCACGCGGACGGCCACCCAGCAAGCACCGGTCGTTGCAGGCACACAGCACACGTAGGAAAACCCCAAAATCTAGAAGAAATGGGCTCTTGTCAAAGAAGATCAGGAAGTTGTCGTCACTGACTGGTTCTCACAAACAAAGTCAAGAAGATAAGAAACCAGTGGTAGAGAAGCTCAAGGGTCCTTCCATAGCTTGTATTCCTTTAAATGTCGTATTCAGTCGGATCAATGCAGCATTGAATAGCTCAATGCGACCTCCACCCCGTATGGCTGCAGCAGGCAGTATATGA
- the LOC105157718 gene encoding 60S ribosomal protein L28-1-like, giving the protein MATVPGQLIWEIVKKNNSFFVKEFGNGTASVKFSKEPNNLYNLHSYKHSGLANKKTVTIQAGKDQSVLLATTKTKKQNKPSSLLNKSLMKKEFSRMAKAVSNQVADNHYRPDLKKAALARLSVVNRSLKVAKSGVKKRNRQAA; this is encoded by the exons ATGGCGACAGTTCCGGGACAGCTGATATGGGAGATCGTGAAGAAgaacaattctttttttgtgaagGAATTCGGGAATGGGACTGCCAGCGTTAAGTTCAGCAAGGAGCCTAACAATCTATACAACCTGCACTCGTACAAGCACTCCG gGTTGGCAAACAAGAAGACAGTGACCATTCAAGCTGGCAAGGACCAGTCAGTGCTGCTTGCAACAACAAAAACGAAGAAACAGAATAAACCATCCAGCTTGCTTAACAAGTCTCTCATGAAGAAAGAGTTTAGCCGCATGGCCAAGGCTGTTTCAAACCAG GTGGCTGATAACCATTATAGGCCTGACCTGAAGAAGGCAGCCCTTGCAAGGTTAAGTGTTGTGAACAGAAGCCTCAAGGTTGCCAAGTCTGGTGTGAAGAAGAGGAACAGGCAGGCTGCTTAG
- the LOC105157719 gene encoding anoctamin-like protein At1g73020: MSENDKEEGVVFEIAVALSKWGESKGDQSDEDDCVQVLVNEFRKKGLIVERVVGLQNEFVRLAAPPEILGKAAAELKFRKRTHIGMDFPFEWDEASAFVRLPDGSLFSWCERFRCYNHIIYGIVNTGKSIVVLKSDCTGVDWRPGESLLRKLEAMRIVKEVFPLHDERKRKQLLKSWAMNWLDFTSQPIDDICSYYGIKIATYFAFLGMYTKWMFFPAALGLTVQFVDFGSFQLLVLPFFFICQISWAVAFFQFWKRKNAALSARLQIYDLAGHESEYKSLRTEQSLSASPTELMKKQISDRMKEKASFQREEWFRWLMRLRNDAFIILSIICLQLPFELAYAHLYEVIGSDLLKFCLTAVYLLAIQYFTRLGGKIAMKLIKYENNENVEYRANSLVYKVFGLYFMQSYIGIFYHALLHRNFRTLRQVLIQRLLISEVLENLLENSIPYLSYSFKKFRTVRNKLKCEKGSSTGKPRPIPRIEKDYLKPAYAASIGQEIEDGLFDDFLELVLQFGMIMMFACAFPLAFAFAAVNNITEIRADALKLLAMMRRPIPRADATIGAWLNIFQFLIVMSICTNSALLVWLYDREGKWHLSPGLAAILVMEHVLLFIKFGFSRIVPEEPAWVRAARMKNVTQAEKMCSKQFLRSISGDEKCYGGKKKDE; this comes from the exons ATGAGTGAAAATGATAAGGAAGAAGGGGTTGTTTTTGAGATAGCAGTTGCGCTTAGTAAATGGGGTGAAAGCAAGGGGGATCAGAGTGATGAGGATGATTGTGTTCAGGTTCTTGTTAATGAGTTCAGGAAAAAAGGCCTGATTGTTGAAAGAGTTGTTGGCCTTCAAAATGAATTCGTCCGG TTGGCAGCACCACCGGAGATATTGGGAAAGGCTGCAGCTGAGTTAAAATTTAGGAAACGGACTCATATAG GAATGGATTTTCCATTTGAATGGGATGAGGCATCAGCTTTTGTTCGACTACCAGATGGTTCCTTGTTCAGTTGGTGTGAACGATTCCGTTGCtacaatcacataatatatgGGATT GTCAACACAGGAAAGTCAATTGTAGTATTGAAATCCGATTGCACAGGGGTTGACTGGAGGCCGGGGGAATCTCTACTCCGCAAACTGGAAGCAATGCGTATTGTGAAAGAAGTTTTCCCATTGCATG ATGAACGGAAGCGGAAGCAGCTTCTAAAAAGTTGGGCAATGAACTGGTTAGACTTCACATCACAGCCAATTGATGATATTTGTTCATATTATGGAATCAAG ATCGCTACCTATTTTGCTTTCCTTGGAATGTATACAAAATGGATGTTCTTTCCAGCTGCACTGGGACTCACTGTGCAGTTTGTGGACTTTGG atcaTTTCAATTGCTGGTTCTcccatttttcttcatatgCCAGATTTCATGGGCTGTCGCGTTTTTCCAATTCTGGAAACGTAAAAACGCAGCCCTCTCAGCTAG GTTGCAGATATATGATTTAGCTGGGCATGAATCTGAATATAAATCTCTGCGAACAGAACAGAGCTTGTCTGCGTCTCCTACAGAACTCATGAAGAAGCAAATCTCAGATAGAATGAAAGAGAAAGCAAGTTTCCAGAGAGAAGAATGGTTTAGATGGTTaatgagattgagaaatgATGCCTTCATCATACTTAGCATCATATGTCTCCAACTACCCTTTGAATTGGCTTATGCTCATCTTTATGAGGTTATAGGCTCTGATCTTCTGAA GTTCTGTCTGACAGCTGTTTACCTCCTCGCTATTCAGTACTTCACTAGATTGGGAGGCAAGATAGCAATGAAGCTTATTAAgtatgaaaataatgaaaatgtgGAGTACAGAGCAAACAGCTTGGTATACAAG GTGTTTGGGCTTTATTTCATGCAATCATATATTGGGATATTTTATCATGCTCTACTGCATCGCAACTTTAGGACGCTTCGGCAAGTTTTAATCCAACGTCTGCTTATATCTGAG GTGCTGGAGAATCTATTGGAAAATTCTATACCATATCTGTCATACAGCTTCAAGAAGTTTAGAACTGTCAG GAACAAGCTAAAGTGCGAAAAAGGATCATCAACAGGCAAACCACGGCCTATTCCTAGAATAGAGAAGGACTATCTTAAACCTGCTTATGCTGCAAGTATTGGCCAGGAAATCGAAGATGGACTTTTTGATG ATTTTCTGGAGTTGGTGTTGCAGTTCGGGATGATCATGATGTTTGCTTGTGCATTCCCTCTTGCATTTGCCTTTGCAGCAGTG AATAACATAACGGAGATTAGAGCAGATGCCCTGAAATTGCTTGCAATGATGAGAAGGCCGATACCCCGAGCTGATGCAACAATTGGAGCGTGGCTGAATATTTTCCAG TTTCTCATAGTGATGTCGATTTGCACAAACAGTGCACTCCTAGTGTGGCTGTATGATCGGGAAGGAAAATGGCATTTGTCACCTGGACTTGCAGCAATTCTTGTCATGGAACACGTgcttttattcattaaatttggatTCTCGCGCATCGTTCCTGAG GAACCTGCATGGGTAAGAGCTGCACGGATGAAGAACGTAACTCAAGCAGAAAAAATGTGCTCTAAGCAATTCTTGAGGAGCATTTCAGGTGATGAAAAATGCTATgggggaaagaaaaaggatgaGTAG